Within Acidobacteriota bacterium, the genomic segment TCTTCGCACAAAAACAGAATCGGCGCCTGCCCGCCGCGCCGCACGGTGTAGCGCGCCGCATTGATCCCGGTCAGCGCCGTCGCGTGATTGGCCGAAGCGTCGCCAAACGAACAGCACACAATCGAGTCATCGCTCAAGTCCTGGCTCTTGCCCAAGCGCCGCGCCTGCCGCAAGGCAAAGGCCAACCCCGCAGCGCGCGGCAAATGCGAGGCGATGGTGCTGGTTTGCGGCATCACCCAGAGCGGACGGCTGCCCCAAACCTTATGCCGCCCCTGCGCAATCGGGTCTTCTTTGGAAGCGGCGAAGGACAGCAACGTGTCGTAAATGGCATCTACGTCCGGTGCTTTCCGCGAACGCGCCATCATCAACCCGCCGGAGCGATAGTGGAGCAAGCATGGATCATCCAAGCGCAACAACGCGCCGACGACGGCGTTGTTCTCGTGCCCAGCGCTGGAGATCGTATAGAAGCCTTCGTTGCGCCGCTTGAGTTCGCGCGCGGCCACATCCAGCAAACGGCTGGTGACTTGATCCTCAAAGATTTCCAGGGCTTGCTGAACGGTGAGCGTGCCGTTGTCGCTCAGCAAATCAGAAGCAGTTCGTTGAACTGAAGCTGGGCGGGCCGAAGCGAGGTATTGGGTGAGCGTATTTTGAACGATTTCAACGCGGGTGATGGGAGCAGACATAGCGATGGTTCGGTACGGTACCGGGAGCGGTAGCGACGGGGTAATGTTGCCGTTGACGGACAGATGCGATAGTCAACCCGGTCGCTACTGCTCCCGGTACCGCACCTCGGTCAGCGCCCTTCAGTCTATAAAGACGACGGTCTGCATGTTCGGAATCTCGAACTTGGCACGGCAGCTCGGATTCGGGCAGAAGAGCATGTCGTCCACGCGCACCATGTAATCGCGCGACTTGGCGAATTTGGCGCGGTCGAATTCATTCGCGCCGCGCGGCAAGTCGCGCTTCTTGGTGCGCCGCAACCAGCGCACCTGAAAGTCGTAACGCTGGCGGCATTTCGGGCAGTTGTAGTTGGCGGTTTTGAGTTCAGATTTTTCGGTGTAGAAATCGCGTTCATCCATAGTGCGCGTAGTCTAACCGCAACCGCGCAGGCGGGAAAGAGCCAAATGCAGAAAGCCGGAGCCAAGCCAAACAGCAACGTTGAACACGGCCAAGCTCCATCAAACCTTTTGAGGATGGAGTCGTTGTGCTAGGCTGACGCGCAAATTCCAGTTCCAACATTCCAACAACAAAGGCGGGACATCTGATGAGCGCAATTTCCGAGACGTCCGCAGGCGCAGTTGTCGCCGGGGCGGCTCCTATACAAGACACAGCAGGCATCGGCGGCCATCCGCGTGGGTTGACGACGCTCTTTTTCACTGAGATGTGGGAGCGCTTCAGCTATTACGGCATGCGTGCATTGCTAATTCTGTATATGACGACAGCGGTGGCGAGCGGCGGATTGGGGTTTGATACGAAAAAGGCCGCCGCGATTTATGGGGCCTACACCGGCTCGGTTTACCTGATGTCCATTCCGGGCGGCTGGTTCGCGGACAACGTGCTGGGCACACGGCAGGCCGTTTTCTTTGGCGGCGTCATCATTGCGCTCGGCCATTTCTCGATGGCCGTGCCGAGCACCTTTACCTTTTTTATGGGTCTGGTCTTGATCGTGTTAGGCACGGGCTTGCTCAAACCCAACGTCAGCGCGCTGGTCGGCGACTTGTACAGCCCCGAAGACCAACGGCGCGACGCGGGCTTTTCGATCTTTTACGTCGGCATCAACATCGGTGCCTTCACGGCACCGATCGTATGCAGCTATCTGGGCGAAAAAATCAATTGGCATTTGGGCTTTGCGGCGGCGGGGATCGGCATGACGCTGGGGCTGGTGCAATATGTCGCGGGCCGTGACCGCCTGTCGCATTCAGGCAATCCGCCCGTGCAATCGGCGACGCAGAGGCGCAGCAGGTTTCTGCAAGGCGTCTTGTTCATGGCGGCCATCAGCGGGGCCGTAGGGGTGCTGTTCTTCGGCCCCGCCGTCATTGTCGAAAACCAGATGTGGATCATGCTGTGTGCGCTGCTGCTGTTTTTCGGCTGGATGTTTTTGGCCTTCCTGCGGCCCGAAGAGAAGAAGCCTGTGGCGGTTATCGTCGTACTCTTTTTCTTTTCGATCATTTTTTGGGCTTGTTACGAGCAGGCGGGATCAAGCTTCAACCTGTTCGCCCGCGACTTCACCAATCGTTTCGCCTTTGGGCGCGAATTCCCGGCGGGCTGGTATCAAGCAGTGCCGGCGATTTCGGTCGTGCTGCTCGCGCCACTCTTCGCCAAGCTGTGGTTGAAGTTGGGCGAAAGCCAGCCGTCCAGCCCGGTCAAATTTTCGTTCGGATTGCTGTTTGTCGGCTTGGGCGCAGCGGTGCTGGCGACGGCTTCGCTCTTCACCGGTGGTGGCACTAAAGTCGGGCCGTGGTGGCTGGTCGGCGTGTATGTGCTGCAGACCATCGGCGAGATTTGTTTGTACCCGGTCGGCCTGAGCACGACGACCAAACTCGCGCCACAACGGCTGACCGGGTTGATGATGGGCATTTGGTTCCTCTCGATTTCGTTCGGCAATTTTGCAGCGGGCAAAGCGGCAGGCTTTTTTCAGACCAACTCACAAGAAGCTTTAGTCGGCCTGTTTAGTAAGCTGGCCGCCGCACCGATCATTGCGGCGGTTATCTTGCTGGCAATTTCACCGCTAATCCGCAAAGCGATGGGCAAGACCAGATAATGCCTGGAAGGGAGGAAGCCAAGCGCGTTGGGCTTCTTCCCATTCTCCTTTCTCTGCCAACAAGCTGAACTGTACGTTGCCTTGTCTTTGCGCCGTTTGATCTTACCAAGCAGCCAAACCCTGGCGAGGGCCTAACTGGACACTGCCTGAAGCCGTCTGCTACATTGCCTTCCTACAAGACTCATCTTCAAACATCAATGATTTTGTGGTGATTTTGCGAACTGAATACTGCTATGAAGCTCAAGCGTGACCTACTCTTTCTCATCGTCGTGCTCGCCGTCATCGGCCTGCTCTATTACCTTTCCACCAAAACCAAGATCAAAGCGCTGCCTGCGAATCCAGTGCATCTGGCAGCCAAAACGCGCACGGAATGCCTGAGCTGCCACACGGCGGAAAAGCTGGGCGCGCTGGAGATCCAGCATAAGCATCCCGGCAAATGGCGCGATGAACGGGTCGCGTGCACGCTCTGCCATAAACCGGCGGCGGTCAAAGCGCAACGCTTGGATACGATGCAGATGATTCAGCTTGCCCGTTCAGGCAAACAATAATTCGATTTCATTATGGCAACACCAAAAGCAAAGCGCAGTAACGCACCAACCACTTACGGCAATTACATCGCAGGCCGCTTCGTCAAACCCAAGAGCGGCGCATACCATGAGAATCGCAACCCCGCCGACACGCGCGAAGTCGTCGGGGTCTTCCCTGCTTCCAACGCTGAGGATGTGGACACGGCAGTGCAAGCCGCCAGCGCTGCCTATCCGAAATGGAAGGCGACGCCCGCGCCGAAACGCGCTGAGATTCTCTACAAGCTCGGCCAGATTTTGCTTGATTACAAAGAGTCGTTCGCCAACGACATGACCCGCGAGATGGGCAAGGTGCTTAAAGAGACGTGCGGTGATGTGCAGGAAGCGATTGACATGACTTTTTACACTGCTGGCGAAGGCCGCCGCCTGCACGGTTACACCACGCCTTCGGAATTGCCCGACAAGCTGGCAATGTGCGTGCGCCAACCAATCGGTGTGTGCGGCTTGATTACGCCCTGGAATTTTCCGATGGCGATCCCTTCGTGGAAGATGATGCCCGCGCTGATTTGCGGCAACACGCTGGTCATCAAGCCTGCCGAAGACACGCCGCTTTCAACTTACAACCTGGTCAAAGCGCTGGAAGAGGCAGGCCTGCCCGCCGGCGTCGTCAATATCGTCGCGGGTGCGGGTACATCCGCTGGTGCCGCACTGACTGAACATTCGGGTGTAAGGCTAGTTTCATTCACAGGTTCGACTACCACCGGGCGCACAGTCGCGACTAAAGCCGCCCAAAACGATAAGATTTGCTCGCTCGAAATGGGCGGCAAAAACGTGATTATGGTGCTGGAAGATGCCGATCTGGACTTGGCCGCCGAGGGCGCGGTCTGGGGCGCGTTCGGCACGTCGGGACAGCGTTGCACAGCGGCCTCGCGCATCGTCGCGCACAAAAAGGTTTACAAGAAATTCGTTGAGAAGCTGACCGAGCGCGCCAAGGCGCTGCGCATCGGCAACGGCCTGAACGGCAAAGTCGAGATGGGGCCGGTCATCAATCAGGCCGCCGTAGACAAGATTCTCACTTACATCAGCATCGGCCAAACCGAAGACGGCGCGACCTTGCATCTGGGCGGCAACCGCTTGGACAAAGGCGAATACCGGCACGGCTATTTTATCGAGCCAACGATTTTCACCGATGTCGCGCCGCAAATGCGCATCGCGCAAGAAGAAATCTTCGGCCCGGTGCTGAGCATCATTCCTTGCAACAGCCTCGACGAAGCCATCGAGATCGGCAACGGCGTGAAGTATGGGCTGTCGGCTTCGATCTACACGCAGGATGTGAATCGCGCGTTCAAGGCGATGGAGCAGATGAACACAGGCATCTTTTACGTCAACGCTTCGACCATCGGGGCTGAGGTGCACCTGCCTTTCGGCGGCACCAAAGGCACCGGCAACGGCCACCGCGAAGGCGCGATGATTTCGTCACTGGATATTTTCTCGGAATGGAAATCCATCTACGTGGATTACAGCGGTAAGCTGCAAAAGGCGCAGATAGACGAATTCAAAGTCGGTCAGTAAAGGAGGGACGTGATGGCAGCAGTCAGTACGGCAACGCAACCCAAAATCATTCAGCCGCCCGGCGATCAGGTCGTTTATGTGCCCGGCGTAAGTTGGGCTACTTATAAGCAACTTGATGCGGAACGTGGCGAACAGCGCGGCACACGATTCACTTTCAGCGAGGGGGTATTGCAAATCATGGCCGTTGGGCGCGAACACGAACAGTTGAATTTTTACCTGGCAAGACTCTTTGAATTGCTGGCGGAGATGGCGGAACTGGATTTTATGCCGGCGGGTTCTACGACCTTTGATCGCGCTGATTTGGAGAAAGGTTTCCAGCCGGATGCGTGTTTCTATCTCACCTCTGTTGACCAGATGCGGGGCCAGAAAGAAATCAGTTTGGAAACCGATCCGCCGTCGGATTTACTGCTGGAAATTGACATCACGAGTTCTTCGCTAAATCGTCTGCCGCTCTTTGCTGCCGCAGGTGTGCCTGAAGTTTGGCGCTATGAAAACGGCGCCATCAAAATTTATCAGCTTCACGGAGAAAGCTATGCTGAATCCTCTGCCAGCCGGTGGTTTCCGCTGGTAACCGCCGAGCAGTTGGCTGAATGGCTCGCTGTCAGCAGCACGATGCCGCACTTCAAATGGGTGCAAATGATTCGTGATGAATTACAAGCAGGCAAGTCATGACGAACAAAGCCAAGGTTGCTAGCGCAATTGTCGCCCTTGCCCTGCTTTTCGTGACAATGGTTGTCGGTGGTTACTGGTACTGGCTCACGCAAAACCGCGCTGGCCTGAAGCAAAGCCAGGCGCAAGGTTTGGCTTACGGCAAACAAACGGACGATCAGGGTTGCTGGGAGACGGCATTGCGGCGGCAAAAACAGGTGCAGGACTATAAAGGCATGCTGCAAAACAATTCGTTCCTGCTGGCCTGTCTGGCCGCCGCCGCCAACCCGCCGCAGTTTTGCGCGGACGTCCCGATGCCGGGCGAGATCATTCGCGGGACGCGCTGGACGCTGGAACGTTGCGCGCGTCCTGAAATGCAAGCCTTGAGCACATCCGATTGCAAAGGCTTGCTGGCGACGCTGCAAACCTATTGCAGCGAGTATTACAAACGTTGAGCAAACTCATTTGCCCGCGCCAGGCGTGGGCTTTTCCATCAATTAAGCCAAGCAATGAGCAATCAGGAGGAGTAAGCAATGATTATCGGACTACCAAAAGAGATCAAAGACAACGAATCCCGCGTCGGCCTGACCCCCGCCGGCGTCAAAACCCTGAGCGATGCCGGGCACACGGTGCTGGTCGAAAACAACGCAGGCGAAGGCAGCGGCATTAGCAATGAGGAATACACCGGCGCGAACGGCCAGATCGTCGCTTCCGCCGAAGAAGTCTGGGAACGCGCCGATATGGTCGTTAAGGTCAAAGAACCCGTCGGCCCCGAATACCACCGCATGCGCGAGAATCAAATCCTCTTCACCTACCTGCACCTCGCGCCCGAACCGGAATTGACGCAGGTGATGATCGAACGCAAAGTCACGGGTGTGGCTTACGAAACCGTCACCAACAACGAAGGCCATTTGCCGCTGCTCACGCCCATGTCCGAAGTCGCGGGCCGCATGGCCGTGCAAGTTGGCGCACACTATCTGCAAAAGCCCGAAGGCGGACGCGGCGTGCTGATGGGAGGCGTACCCGGCGTGTTGCCCGCCAAAACGGTCATCATCGGCGGCGGCGTGGTCGGCATCAATTCGATCAAGATGGCGGTCGGTTTGGGCGCGAACGTGACGGTGCTGGATCGCAATCTGGAACGGCTGCGCTATCTGGACGACATCTTCGGCGCAAAAATTAAGACGCTGATGTCGAACGATTACAACGTGCAGGAAGCCATCGCCCACGCCGACCTGGTCGTTGGCGCGGTCTTGATTCCTGGCGCATCCGCTCCGCACCTGGTCAAACGTTTTATGCTTTCGACCATGCACAAAGGCGCGGTGATTGTTGACGTAGCTGTTGACCAAGGCGGATGCATCGAGACGACGCATCCGACCACCCACAGCAATCCGACCTATTACGTGGACGACGTGCTGCACTATTGCGTGGCGAACATGCCGGGCGCGGTGCCGCGCACTTCGACGTTTGCGTTGACCAATGCGACACTGCCGTTTGCGTTGAAGCTGGCGAACAAAGGCTTCAAAGATGCGATTGCAGCGGACAAACATTTGAAGGCGGGCGTGAACACTTACGCGGGACACATCACCTATCAGGCGGTGGCGGAGTCACAAAATTTGGCGTATGTTGCGGTGGACGAATTATTGTAAGTAACGCAATTTCCTTCAATCACTCGAAAGAAAATCGGAGGTGGTTGCGACGAGTTGTTTGCCACGGCATGTATGGTAACTGGCCTTGAGTCGAATCGCTTGGCTCATTATTGAGCTTGTTAGAGGAAGAAGTGATGACGACAACTTACGAAGAAATTATCGGCGCGGCGTTGACTTTGCCGCCCGGTGCGCGCGCGATGCTGGCAAATCATTTGCTCGAAAGTCTCGATGCGCCGAATCAACATTCGATAGATGAACTCTGGGCTGCGGAAGCCGAAAAGCGTGTGCAAGAAATCATCACGAATCAAGTAAGGACCATTCCGGCTGACACCGTTTTTCGTGAACTAAGAACGCGCCACGAACAGTCCTGACCATCGAATTTCACCCTGACGCTAAGCGGGAATTTGCCGAAGCCGTCGAATATTATGACAACTGTGCGCCTGGGCTGGGTGATGACTTTATCGCGGCAATTGACGAAGCTCTTGCGCGCATTGATACGTTCCCGCTCGCTTGGCCTCAACTATCAACGAATACGAGGCGCTGCCGCACCTCCCGCTTTCCTTATGGCGTGATTTACCAACTTGTAAAACAAAAGATTTATGTCGTTGCCGTGATGCATTTGCACCGTGAGCCGGGTTATTGGCAAGACAGGATGGACTAATGGCAAAAGGCATCAAAATCATCGGCATCGAACCTGACTCCCTCGCCGCCGAACTCGAACTCGCCAGCGGTGACCGCGTCTGGACGGTCAACGGCCAGCGCGTGCGCGATGCGCTCGATTTCAAGTTTCTGACCGCGGGCGAAGAAGACCTGGCGCTCACCATCGTCAAACCCGATGGTGAAGAGGTCGAGTTCGAGATCGAAAAAGAAGAGAGCGAAGCCTGGGGCATCGAGTTCGAGCCGATGATGCCGCGCCAGTGTGGCAACGATTGCGTCTTCTGCTTCATTCAGCAAAACCCTGAAGGCTCGCGCGCTTCGCTCTGGGTGCGCGACGAAGACATTCGCTTTTCGTTCATGTACGGCAACTATTCGACGCTTTCGACACTGACCAAGAGCGAATTTCAGCGCGTCATCGAACAGCGCTTGTCGCCGCAATACGTTTCTGTGCACGCGACCGATCCCGATTTGCGTGCGTACCTGCTCGGCAATGAAAAGCGCGTGGACATCATCGGCCAACTCAAACAATTCATCGAACACGGCATCGAGATTCACGCGCAAGTCGTGCTCTGCCCCGGCCTCAACGACGGCCAGCATCTGGTCAAGACGGTTCGCGATTTGGCGGAACTGAATCCGGGCGTCGTTTCGACGGCCATCGTGCCGCTGG encodes:
- a CDS encoding type II toxin-antitoxin system RelE/ParE family toxin, whose translation is MTIEFHPDAKREFAEAVEYYDNCAPGLGDDFIAAIDEALARIDTFPLAWPQLSTNTRRCRTSRFPYGVIYQLVKQKIYVVAVMHLHREPGYWQDRMD
- a CDS encoding aldehyde dehydrogenase family protein, with the translated sequence MATPKAKRSNAPTTYGNYIAGRFVKPKSGAYHENRNPADTREVVGVFPASNAEDVDTAVQAASAAYPKWKATPAPKRAEILYKLGQILLDYKESFANDMTREMGKVLKETCGDVQEAIDMTFYTAGEGRRLHGYTTPSELPDKLAMCVRQPIGVCGLITPWNFPMAIPSWKMMPALICGNTLVIKPAEDTPLSTYNLVKALEEAGLPAGVVNIVAGAGTSAGAALTEHSGVRLVSFTGSTTTGRTVATKAAQNDKICSLEMGGKNVIMVLEDADLDLAAEGAVWGAFGTSGQRCTAASRIVAHKKVYKKFVEKLTERAKALRIGNGLNGKVEMGPVINQAAVDKILTYISIGQTEDGATLHLGGNRLDKGEYRHGYFIEPTIFTDVAPQMRIAQEEIFGPVLSIIPCNSLDEAIEIGNGVKYGLSASIYTQDVNRAFKAMEQMNTGIFYVNASTIGAEVHLPFGGTKGTGNGHREGAMISSLDIFSEWKSIYVDYSGKLQKAQIDEFKVGQ
- a CDS encoding MFS transporter; its protein translation is MSAISETSAGAVVAGAAPIQDTAGIGGHPRGLTTLFFTEMWERFSYYGMRALLILYMTTAVASGGLGFDTKKAAAIYGAYTGSVYLMSIPGGWFADNVLGTRQAVFFGGVIIALGHFSMAVPSTFTFFMGLVLIVLGTGLLKPNVSALVGDLYSPEDQRRDAGFSIFYVGINIGAFTAPIVCSYLGEKINWHLGFAAAGIGMTLGLVQYVAGRDRLSHSGNPPVQSATQRRSRFLQGVLFMAAISGAVGVLFFGPAVIVENQMWIMLCALLLFFGWMFLAFLRPEEKKPVAVIVVLFFFSIIFWACYEQAGSSFNLFARDFTNRFAFGREFPAGWYQAVPAISVVLLAPLFAKLWLKLGESQPSSPVKFSFGLLFVGLGAAVLATASLFTGGGTKVGPWWLVGVYVLQTIGEICLYPVGLSTTTKLAPQRLTGLMMGIWFLSISFGNFAAGKAAGFFQTNSQEALVGLFSKLAAAPIIAAVILLAISPLIRKAMGKTR
- a CDS encoding addiction module protein, yielding MMTTTYEEIIGAALTLPPGARAMLANHLLESLDAPNQHSIDELWAAEAEKRVQEIITNQVRTIPADTVFRELRTRHEQS
- a CDS encoding Uma2 family endonuclease, yielding MAAVSTATQPKIIQPPGDQVVYVPGVSWATYKQLDAERGEQRGTRFTFSEGVLQIMAVGREHEQLNFYLARLFELLAEMAELDFMPAGSTTFDRADLEKGFQPDACFYLTSVDQMRGQKEISLETDPPSDLLLEIDITSSSLNRLPLFAAAGVPEVWRYENGAIKIYQLHGESYAESSASRWFPLVTAEQLAEWLAVSSTMPHFKWVQMIRDELQAGKS
- the ald gene encoding alanine dehydrogenase codes for the protein MIIGLPKEIKDNESRVGLTPAGVKTLSDAGHTVLVENNAGEGSGISNEEYTGANGQIVASAEEVWERADMVVKVKEPVGPEYHRMRENQILFTYLHLAPEPELTQVMIERKVTGVAYETVTNNEGHLPLLTPMSEVAGRMAVQVGAHYLQKPEGGRGVLMGGVPGVLPAKTVIIGGGVVGINSIKMAVGLGANVTVLDRNLERLRYLDDIFGAKIKTLMSNDYNVQEAIAHADLVVGAVLIPGASAPHLVKRFMLSTMHKGAVIVDVAVDQGGCIETTHPTTHSNPTYYVDDVLHYCVANMPGAVPRTSTFALTNATLPFALKLANKGFKDAIAADKHLKAGVNTYAGHITYQAVAESQNLAYVAVDELL